AGAAATAATCATCCTTTTTgtggagctgttttttttttttataatgtgcACCTTTTGAATGAGGAAATGCCCAATTCCAATAACTGCTTGAATGTTTGTTGGATCTGAATTTGACAAAAAGTTGGTTAGAACATTAGTAACATTTCATTTGATAGCCTATCCTAATTTCAGACCCAGCCCCTTTTTTTCAGCCTTTGGATGCTACTTGTTTTGACAAATTGAAGCAGGTCTCAATCAGACACCTCAATACATTTAGGGTTAAAATTGTTTCTTAATTAAAAGTAAggagaaaaagcagcaagacacaaaaacacttcaacATCTTTCCATGATAGACAGAATAATGCTAGTATTTGTTACATGGATAAAAAGGGGGAAGGACAGCTGGAGATTCATATGTGCGCACACCGAGATAAAAAGCAAGGTCTCTCAGTGTCACCTGCATGATGAGCTGGATAAAGAAATCTAAACCTCAGGGATATGGACCATTGTGTTGCTTGTGCtagctttagatttttttttttttttaatgtcttgttTTCATAGATGGGCTGCCTTACAAAGCAACATTAAATTACTCATttgaatataaatatattttaatttcctAACAACCCATGCTcaagttttgtttgaaaataccTTGATGTCCATCTTTGTgtcagtctgtgtggataagtctaagtcaggcttgcacacctgaacactgcaattttactcctttcttctttgcaaaactgcccaGCCTCTGCCAGGTTGCATAGAGATTgtgcatgaacagccctttttaagtccagccacaaattctgaGTTTTATTGGTGTCTAGGCTtagactcggccactccagaacattcatcttgttgtctgttaagcttttgctgtatgcttcaggtcattgtcttccTGGAAAATTAATATTCTCCCTAGATGTAGTTCTCTtattacagactgaataagaccccccaggattttcctatattttgctgcattaatttgaccctctatctttacaagccttctagggccggctgccgagaagcatccccgcagcatgacGCTGCCAGCACCATGCTTCTTAGTAGGgacggtgtgtttgtggtgacatgtttggtgtccaccaaacacagcaccttgtctgatagccaaaaagcaccaagaactttcttccacttgactatggagtcACCCATGTGGCAAACTCCagttaagatttaaaatgagtttttttcaccagtgactttctctttgccactctcccataaaactttgactggtgaagaacccaggtaATAGTTATTGTATGCAAaatctcttccatctcagctgttgaagcttcAGAGAAgttataggtgtcttggtgacctccCCTACTAGTCTCcctcttgcacggtcactcagtttgtgaggacggcctgaacctggcagatttacacgtaCCATATTCCTACCACTTCTCAATGAGgtatttaactgaactctgggggatgttaaGTGCCTTGGAAAAAATTTTCGTATCCATCccgacttatacttttcaataaccttttctcagaGTTGCTGGGGgggttcttttgtcttcatggtgcaatggtagccaggaatactgattatccAATAACTGGACCTTACAGATGCAgatgtctttacactacaattacttgagacacattcactgcactcagatgatccacatttcactaattgtgagactaccaATTGGCTggttaaattaggtcagtcactttaaagggggtgaataatcATGCAATCAATTTCTTTaccttacatgtttttgtttgacatgatgttgtagaaatctgttttcactttgatatcaaagagtcttttttgtcaaaaaagtaaaattatattgaccatgattgactcatacaatcagtaaaagggtaaaacaaacAAGGAGGTGAGTACTTcctataggcactgtacatggCTTCAGTTTCTAAACCAATTTTGTGTATCAGTAACTAAGTCCAATTCCACTTTCCTTTTCCAATAACAACATTCCTGTGTCACTTTAAGCCAACATTAAATGGCATCATCTGTAATGTTTACTCGACCGTTTGTCTGCAACGAATAATTTAGTCATCACTGTGCTCCACAGTTgagcatttttaatcaaatacagCAGTCTTGACAATAATCCTGAGctcagaagaacaaaaacacagcatgtattGAGTTAAAATTTGTTCCCTTTTCTTACTCAGCAGTATATTGGCAGCTTTATAAAAACTGAACGGAAAATTTCCTGCTCACATGTACCTCAGATTCCAGCCCAGCAGGCAGCACTCTCCTCTATCACGACTAAGACACAATGATGCATTTGAGGACTTTAATTTTCACATCTGTCATGCTCCCATGGATACTGTCTTCTGCAGCAAAGAATGAATACGTGGAAGTATGGAAACCTCAGGTAAAAATATCTTTTGGGGGGTTGAATGTGGTGATGATGAGTGAATGAAAGTAATGCATAACAAACTGAGTCAGGTGGAAAAGTGAGAAAATAACAAGGTGTATTTAATTTACAGAATGGTATTGTAAATACCCAGGACTATGAAAGTGACCAAGAAGTAACTCCAAAAGCAAATGGTAAGAtttgttttaacagaaattgtttaaatgTCTGTTACGCAACACTTACTGAGGCATTCTTCCACATTTTTGGGAATGTAGTTAAAGCCAATATTATGTAATAATGGGGCCGATCAAGTGTCTTCTAAACTGGGGTGCATTATAAGCTGCGCAGTCATCAATGGGAGCATTGTGACAGGGTATACAAAGGTGAAATGCTTTTTTTGGAACAATGTTGTCATGTTTGCAGAAATGCCGACATGCctgctgtgtgtctgtctgaGTGGATCTGTTTACTGTGAGGAGGTGTTCCCAGAAATATCCACCGTCCCAGCACTGCCGAAAGAAACTGCATATCTGTATGCACGCTtcaacaaaatcacaaaaatcacCAACGGTGACTTCTCAGACATGGGTAAATAAAAGCTGTGAAAATAATTAACAAACTGTTCCAAAATGTCATCTTTCTTAACAACATCTCCTGTTtttcttcagtcactttaaGAAGAATTGACCTGAGTGGAAATCTCATCACTGAAATAGAAGACGGTGCTTTTTCAAAACTCATAAATCTCGAGGAGCTCTCTCTTGCAGAAAACAGACTGACCAAGCTTCCCATGCTGCCCACTAACCTGGTGTCATTCAATGCTAATTCTAACAGGCTCAGACCCCAGGGAGTAAAGGCAACTGCTTTTAAAGTAAGAACACAAGCTCATCAGTGTAGTTtgtacacaaaaaaacatttacaaaaaaatccctcatTGCCCTGCATTAAACACAATATGAAACAGACACTGAGTaatacttgtttttatctgccaTTTCCAACATTCTCCCCTTTGAATgccttttcaaatgtttttaaatgcatttaatgtAAGTTTCGATTATTGTTTGAGACAAAGGAGAATTTCTGTTATTTCTGGGATAGACATTACAACTAATCTATCTTCTAACCCTGAGTACTTCACatgtttaaaatcttaaatagAACGCTTTAAAGTTACTGTCATTTGTTGCAGAGACTCACAAAACTGGCATATCTGTACCTTGGAAACAATGAGCTGACAGCAGTGCCTCATCTGCCTGAATCTCTACATGTTGTCCATCTGCATGTAAGCTCATCTGAGATTCACTGCATTTAAATAATCAATTAGAGAAgccagatttttctttttcatctgcAAAGCCAGATAAGTAATGGCCCAAATGTGTTACCTAGGATTGTTCTCCTGTGTCTGTCCTGCAGAACAACAGGATTGTGACAATAACAGATGTTACATTCTGCAAAGGAAACTCCAGTCACTACATCAGGACCAACATGGACGAGGTGAGACTAGACGGGAACCCCATCAAGCTGTCGAGACACCCTGAGAGCTTCATCTGTCTTCAGTCTCTCCCTATTGGCTGGTACAACTGAAATAAAGATGCATGAATTACCACTGGGTTTAAAATGAACGAGGCAGATATACAAAAGAAGAAATGCCATTTGTTAAATACTACTATGTTACATTTAATATACTCAGTTCTTTCAatgcaacatattttttttacaataacaaATATCTAGTTACAGAAAGTACTTGTACTTGTTTTTCTCCAGTGTTACTGCTTTATCAAGGCAGGTGCTTTGCAATACATCAACATAGACTTGACATTGAACATTGTTGATATGATTTCTTATGATTGCACAGCAGTGGTGTCATCACTGCTAATGTTCCTTGAACTGAAGGTAATATGAATAAAGCGTGCATGTTTAAAGAGATCTCTCCATCAGACTCTTGCATCTCAGGACTCTGATGTTTTGGATGTCGGCTTCACTCCAGTAAGGAATTAAGAGTCCAAGAAAGTGTCCTTTGATTAGACATGAAATCCACATTAAACCCGGCCAGTGTTCAAACCATCTGCAGTCTTCTGCTGGTATTCCCGTTCAGACTGTTTTCTTCTGTAGACATCATctggaaagagaaaaagagaataaaGACCCAGTGAGAAAACATGTGATACAGGCAACATTGCTAAAAGTAAAGATGTGGATCACACAGGGGTTAATAATGACATTTTCATGATTGCTTTCTGAAATCTTCTCCACCAGAAAGGGAtatcaatgcaaaaaaaaggcaatttccatttttttcactgcCACATGTCAAAGTATCTCCTGAAAAATTCCCATcagattgtttttttgcaaatctgGATGAAGCGAAGGGAGTTTTTGGATTGGGAATAAGAGTAGAAATAGAAGAATGCTCTCTGCTAAGGAAAGTATTTTTCCATATCCCTAAATGACCTCAGATTAGCGAGAAGAAATATGCAGGGCAGCCCCCCCAATTTGACACACATTTTAAGACCTCACAGCTCTCCAGAAATGGCACATTTTTGAGAACATTTGAAACAGAGATTTTAGAGGAGtgagagttaaaaaaaaaacaaggaggtTCTTCAGATAATTTGATCCAGAAGCATCGCCAATCTGGACACGGTTACACACATAGCAATTCAATATCATATAGTGACGTGACAAAAGGGGCTTAAATTGCTTAAGAGTAATACTGACTTAGTACATATTGATAGGTAATTCTCTTCTAAATCTTTCCAAATAGTTTTCCTAGAAACAAATACAACCGATGTCATTACAGAGAAGTAAGCTGCAGAGTACACAGTCAAATAAGTAgaagacagaaaacatttggtttaaAGATATTTGCTGAAGTGTTTTAACTTTCTAAAGAGTCAAATATTTCTAATTTCAGCTTTTCAGCTGTGTAGAATTACCACAACTCCCTCTCTTACAACACTTTAGATAGATCATCTCTGCATGTTTTACTGTTAGCAAAAGAAGCCGATTGGTGTTTTCATTGTGCCCTTTTTctaagaaaattgaaaaaataaggTATATTTAGTCATCTAACAACATGGTTAGATGTAGTATGATTTGGGGAGAATATGGTTAAATTATCAAGATGCagtttgttgtctttttcttgCTGTAATGTCTGCATTATAATTCACTGACAATTCAAATGTTGCACTCTTGTTTGAGGTAATACCCTTAATGTAGTTTATGAGATACCTACTGTTAATCACTGAAATTATGATTAGAGAGTACTTGGTGAAAAATTGGATAGTTGTGCCTTCATTAGACTGTCACATCTTATTGTTGGAAAATGGCTGGTTATCATCCTTTAtaatttttcttaaaactaTGGATCACAAGGGAGAGAAAGGATGCAATATAAGACAGCTTCACAGGCATGTTAGGTAGAAAAACGAAGATGTCTGTGACACAAGTTTGTATAAAAGAAAGTTTTGAATTAGGCTTACTGCATTGCCAGTGATTTTGAGACGtaagagtcatgacataagtcTCTTTTGTATGAAATACATATCAAGAACATAGATTTTTGATGATATGGCGAAAGTTTGCTGGTGGTAAACACACtgtcaaatggaaaaaaaagttgcaatcTATCAGCTGCATTTAAACTTAGATAAGGCAGCTAACCAGGCTGACATAATATAGCAAGTTTCAGTTTAAACATCccatttaaaggaaaaagacaACTCTAACACTGCATTTTATAACAGACTTAATGGCTGCCAGTAATTGCGTACCTGCCAACACTCCCTTTTTTTACAAGTCTCTCTCATATTTTTAGGCCATCTCCCACCCACCTCCcattagggctggacaattaatcgaaattcagattaaatcacaatatggcctgcagcaattttcaaatttcagAAGGTCTCACAATTTTTATCTAAGCtcaaatgtgtgtcaaaataccagtttgttATACCCGTGCTATCACTCACCCCCAACCCCTCAACAGGGGTTTGAGTTTAGCCCCTACGTCCCCAAGCCTCACAAACGCCCCTGCTCCAAACCTCCTATGTTTAAAACCTAAACGCTGGCAGGCATGACAACTTCCTCACTAAAGCTAAAGGGCTAACACGCTAATCGCAATCTTTAAGCTAACGTTGGCATCTAATACCAATTAAAAAGACTTTACTGATTAAGACAACCTCAATTTGTCATGTATACTCACAAAAAGTCTCCCTTCCTATCCTAACG
This window of the Cheilinus undulatus linkage group 11, ASM1832078v1, whole genome shotgun sequence genome carries:
- the ognb gene encoding osteoglycin, paralog b isoform X1, with protein sequence MMHLRTLIFTSVMLPWILSSAAKNEYVEVWKPQNGIVNTQDYESDQEVTPKANEMPTCLLCVCLSGSVYCEEVFPEISTVPALPKETAYLYARFNKITKITNGDFSDMVTLRRIDLSGNLITEIEDGAFSKLINLEELSLAENRLTKLPMLPTNLVSFNANSNRLRPQGVKATAFKRLTKLAYLYLGNNELTAVPHLPESLHVVHLHDCSPVSVLQNNRIVTITDVTFCKGNSSHYIRTNMDEVRLDGNPIKLSRHPESFICLQSLPIGWYN
- the ognb gene encoding osteoglycin, paralog b isoform X2, with translation MMHLRTLIFTSVMLPWILSSAAKNEYVEVWKPQNGIVNTQDYESDQEVTPKANEMPTCLLCVCLSGSVYCEEVFPEISTVPALPKETAYLYARFNKITKITNGDFSDMVTLRRIDLSGNLITEIEDGAFSKLINLEELSLAENRLTKLPMLPTNLVSFNANSNRLRPQGVKATAFKRLTKLAYLYLGNNELTAVPHLPESLHVVHLHNNRIVTITDVTFCKGNSSHYIRTNMDEVRLDGNPIKLSRHPESFICLQSLPIGWYN
- the ognb gene encoding osteoglycin, paralog b isoform X3, which gives rise to MMHLRTLIFTSVMLPWILSSAAKNEYVEVWKPQNGIVNTQDYESDQEVTPKANEMPTCLLCVCLSGSVYCEEVFPEISTVPALPKETAYLYARFNKITKITNGDFSDMVTLRRIDLSGNLITEIEDGAFSKLINLEELSLAENRLTKLPMLPTNLVSFNANSNRLRPQGVKATAFKRLTKLAYLYLGNNELTAVPHLPESLHVVHLHETPVTTSGPTWTR